The following is a genomic window from Solanum stenotomum isolate F172 chromosome 4, ASM1918654v1, whole genome shotgun sequence.
ACTGGAGAACTTTTTTACAGGCAACAATGGAGGTCAGCATGCCACAGAAAGTGCACAAAGAGAGACACAGACTGTGAATATCCAGCCCATTGCTGTTCCTTCCATCGCTGTTGATGAGTTAAAGGATATCACTGATAACTTTGGTTCGAAAGCTTTGATAGGTGAGGGATCATATGGAAGGGTATACCATGGTGTTCTGAAAAGTGGACGTGCTGCAGCCATTAAAAAATTAGACTCGAGTAAGCAGCCTGATCGAGAATTTTTAGCTCAGGTTAGCTCCACCCTATTATCTTTCATTTGACTATGTTATATTGCACATAACCTTTGTAACCTTGCTGGATATGATGCATGCAATTGCAGGTCTCAATGGTCTCAAGACTAAAAGATGATAATGTGGTTGAATTACTCGGTTATTGTGTGGATGGCGGTTTTCGTGTGCTAGCCTATGAGTATGCACCGAATGGATCTCTTCATGACATCCTTCATGGTATGTGAACTATGCTATTGTCCGTACTGGAACCAAATGTTAATCTTATCCTTCTCATTGGTACTAAAACCTGTTGAGTCATCCATAATTCTTTGTGCATTTGGTTCCTCAAGCCATGATGAGTCAATTTTTAGCAAATTAAAAGAACCTGTCTCCGCAGCTTGTGTTCGGAAATTATTGTTATTCTATCCAACTATGTCAAAGTACATTTCAGACTCCACTTTAAGAACTTCATTAATGCACCATGCAGTGAATGCACCCTTAACTAGTGGTCAACACTGCTTCATCCCAAATTCTGAAGTTCCTTTCTAATGCATTATCTGACATGAAAAATGCTATAACTAAGAGTTAGTTTGCACCTAGATATCTTCATACGGCCTTGCTTATTAAGAACCATcaaattctttttcttcttttcgcTTTTTGTTGTATATAATTCCCTTTGTAAAATATACCCCATCTCAATTCTCATTTAACATGGTTTGAATAAACactcaaaattaagaaattagttagatttcatattcttttttgagAAGAGTTagatttcatattcttttttgagAAGAGTTAGATTTCATATTCTGATgatgataatataaaaaaagtatttgaagTTGTTAAGAGGAAAAGTATGTGTAATTGCTTTAAATTCAACTGGTAAATCGGATTGATCAAAGTCCAAAAGTTGTATAGAATGCTATGACTTGTAGATTTGTGTTATACATTGGGGCCTCACAGAATGGAATGTATATGCTAAAGTTAGGATAGAAGTATACAAGGTACCTAAAGTTAGAATATTACACCACAAGGTATGTATTCCAATGATAATGCACACAAAAAATCCCATAAGGGACTTTGATCCCTGATTTCATTTATAGACGGTGATGTTGCTGTTATGGAAAGGGAAAAATGTATTTATTAGCAATTTAGCATGTTGTATGTCAGTTGAACATTCAGTGAACCAGGATTTTATTTAGGTCCTTATTCATTTCATCTGTATTTTGCTATTTCTGGTATCTTTATGGATGTCTATTTTCGTCTGTATGTATGGCCAATTTGATAGAAGAGAATTGGAACTTCCcgttgatatttattttttctgtgCATGGCCAATCATGCTTTCTTTACAAGCTTTTTTAACAACTCTTGATGGTGGTAGTCTCAGCAAGTAGATGTGTTAATGTGTATCATGGTTACTGCTAAAACATCGTTATGGGTGCGTATAATGAGGATGGATAAAGATAATGTCAATCTTAAGAGTGCTTGGACTGGGAATTATACTTTTGGGTGCTCTCTTCAATTTTTCTgtaatatattttgttatttgcaGCAAAATGCATAATTTTCCAGTTTGTGATTGTAGGAAGAAAAGGTGTGAAAGGTGCACAGCCAGGTCCAGTATTGTCATGGGCTCAACGAGTTAAAATTGCGGTTGGGGCTGCAAAAGGACTGGAGTACTTGCATGAAAAAGCGCAGCCTCATATCATTCATCGTGATATTAAGTCTAgcaacattttactctttgatGACGATGTTGCTAAAATCGCAGATTTTGATTTATCAAATCAAGCCCCTGATATGGCAGCACGTCTTCATTCCACCCGTGTTCTTGGGACCTTTGGTTATCATGCACCAGAGTGAGTCCCTTTCTGAATGTATAATACAAATAAGCACATGCTTGGCTAACATTTTCTTAGTTGATCTTCCCAATGACTGATCTAATATTCAACTGAAAGCAATGTTAGGCTTTCATACCCGATTATAGTTCACTTTTATTCTGATGACCTACCCCATCATCACTTTTGAGTTGCAGATATGCAATGACTGGTCAGTTGAGTTCAAAGAGTGATGTTTATAGCTTTGGCGTTGTGCTCCTGGAACTACTTACTGGCCGTAAACCTGTTGATCATACTTTGCCACGTGGGCAACAGAGTCTTGTAACTTGGGTATAGCCTTCTAGATTCTCAAATACTCTTATCTAATTCACCATTATTGGATAATTCTCTTGATTTGTAATCAATGTTATTCACTGTTGTAAACAGGCAACGCCAAGACTTAGTGAAGATAAAGTGAAGCAGTGTGTTGATGCTAGATTAAATACAGATTACCCTCCGAAGGCAATTGCAAAGGTACGTGCACTCAAAACGAAGAATTTTCTTGCCTAATGAAATAAGATTCATGTCTCGTCTCCTCAAGTATGTTAATTAGTAACCAAAAGGAGCGTCTGAATAAGTGTAAGGAtcaaatatttctttgtatTCAATCATTTCTGCTTGATTTTCATCAGCTCCATTTTCTTACATCTGCCATGCTGAAACAGATGGCTGCAGTTGCCGCCTTGTGCGTGCAATATGAAGCTGACTTCCGGCCAAACATGAGCATTGTTGTAAAGGCTCTTCAGCCTCTGTTGCCTCGGCCTGTACCAAGTTAAACATCAAGCTTGTGAATTTTCTCCTTACCCCAGCCTTTACGTCATGAAATGAGAAAGATTGATATTGATATTGACATTGGTACGAGTCACAAGAGGATCGTGAATTTGTGATACTGGTGCTCACCTGGACAACTACTCCACAACAATGTCACCTCCACcgcctttttttttcttcctgtCGATTGAATGCCAAAGAAATTGTATATTCGCTGTAATGGAAATTGCTTTGCAGATTGATTTTCATGGATTTGTgttgagattttgaaattctaccAAGCCACAGTTATATTAGTAGATTGTAGAAGTTGTAGTTTTTGTTGTTACTGCTTTCAtttccattttccttttttcaaatTGTAGCTTTTGTATCAAAAACATCTCTATCTctacaaggtaggggtaaggatTGTGTACACTCTATCCTCCCTTGATCCCACCGTTGTAGTTTGGTTTTGGCCTACAATGGGTTCCTCTTGAACTGCATTTCATTTCTTGGAAAGACAATTAGAGTCTATTGATGCTGAGATTATACTTACCATCCAACTTGCAATGATGTTTGGTATGAAAAGGCCACAAAGTTTGCAGGAATATTTTACCATTGGCAAGAAGAAAGGTAACAACATTTATGAAATAGGAAAAGTTTCATTGTCATCCCACAAGTTTTTGTTTAGTGGAAAGAGTTCAACTCGTCTGTTGAAAACAACCTCCCTACCTCCACAAAGAGGGatttcactaggtatgttgttggaAAGAGTGTAACATGTGATGTGCAGATTAGACACATGACACACTTTTAAACTCTTTCGCGAACAAAAGCCTTGTATTTAAGCCAAGAAAGGTAGAGGAACAAATTCATTGTTTATCGAGTTTCGAACCATGCACCAGTACATTTTCCATAATCATTGTTTCTTTTGCAACAATTCTTGAACATTCATCAAGTGCTGAAGTTATTACAGCCCAAGAAAATAGAACAAAAACTAATGGTTTTCTTCATAAACAATCACAAAATGAAACCTTTTACATCTCTTTTGCTAAAAGGGCATGTCAAGTTGTCAACTATCTATACATTACCCATATCTGTAAAGAACACAGAGTCAAAAATGAGGAATTTTTATATACTAACTCAATGACTCTGACTTtcatacacacaaaaaatgatTATCTCAAACATCTATTAGCATATTATAAGACATACCAAATGGAAgaaactatatatatgtatttatatatggCTCTTTTTTGTGCCATTTCAATCATTTCAGCTCACTGTAACTTTTGTAGTTCAAGTTTATGCATTTGTTCGATGATCACTTCTAGTTTTCGTCATCAAAATTGGTCTATCACTGCTATCTGTAGATTTCCGATTATGAGATTCTGTGTCTACAGCACCTGCCTGATTCTTTCTCCGTCTCCGTCCCTAGAAGACCAACAAGTTAAGATTATACACAACTTTCCAACCAAATAACTAAGAAAATATTTGGTTAGTATATCACCTCTCGTGGTATAGGATATTCCTCAGATTCAAGCATTCGAACGACTTGACTCATTGTTGGCCTCTTATCTGAATCTGGATCAAGACATCTTAAAGTAGTCAATAGAGCTCGTTTAAGGGCGGTTGTGGAAGGCCTTGTCTCGATTGTTGGATCGACTACTTCTTCCGAGCGTTTGCTGCCAACCATCATCTTGAGCCAGTCAACAAGATTCACCTGTATACACCAAATAAAAGGCATATCATCACAATAATTACAATGGTTGATGAAGTTGCTGAAAACCATGGAGATCAATGtttaaatactaataataacatTGGAAGAGCATACCTCGGGAGCAGGGCGACCATAATCCACAGGATCTCTTCCAGTGATGGCTTCCAGAAGCACAACACCGTAGCTGTACACATCACTCTTTTCATTCAGTAGACCACTATTTGCATACTCAGGAGCTACATATCTGTTGTGAGGAAGTTAGCCAAACATAGGGAGGCATTTAGCGATGACTAAAGAAGGATATTCGACTAACACGAGGTGTAGAAAGAGAATAAGCTCATCCAAGATAGCTTTATAAATGTACTTACCCGAAGGTGCCCATAACTCTGGTTGTAATGTGACTCTTCCCTGCACCTAGCAACTTGGCCAGGCCAAAATCAGAAATCTTTGCATTGAAGTCATCATCTATCAATATGTTGCTTGACTTGATGTCACGATGCACCACCTTGGGCTCAATTGCCTCGTGTAAATATGCAAGACTACAAgtataaaaaaacatttataagaGAACAAAAAAAGTACTCCTTCCATCCCAATTTAagtgtcttactttcctttttatccCGTCCCAAAAAGAATGCCTCTTTCTACATTTAGTAAGTTTTCCAATTCCAACATTCTACATGGATCATTAAGACCACAGGATTCAAAGGACCACacttaagaccacaagattcaaaagtctccCTTTGGTTCCAAACTCCGTGCTCAGTCAAGCTAAGACACCTAAATTGGAACGGTGGGAGTATGAGATAGTAAATGCTAAGTTGAAGATAGAAGAAAACTCACGCTTTAGCAGTGCCAAGGAGAATCTTCATCCGTGCTTCCCATGTAAGATATCCATGCTGTTGCATAGCTCCATGTAGCCACTGCTCTAAATTCCCATTGTTTACGCACTCGTAAACCAGTAACCTGAATAAAACAAGGATCACCATACAAAGTGGCATCTGAAGTGTTAATACTGAAAAACTATCTCCACTTATTGACACAAGATAAAATATGTCTCTTAGCAACATGAAGAAAAGAGTACCAGAAGCCTTTCTCCTTTCATGTTGTACTAAAGAAGGTAAGCCTAACATATTAGCCAAAACTAAAGAATATAATCCAACATCAGCCACGAGAGAGGATGGTGGAATATCGATTTTCCTGCTCCATAATATCACATGAAAAACTTATCCTTTCCTTCCTTATTTCCTAAACCGGGAGATGAGGATTGAATCTCAAGTTTCAACTAAAAAGTGCAGTTACACTGCTagatagtactccctccgtttcaatttgtttgttttactttcctttttaatccatttaaaaagaatgtctcttttcctttttgacaactctttaatttttcaacttcatacgtggcatgtttaagaccataagattaaaggacaatttggtacattctatttatctttaattCAAGACCAGGAGATTCAGAAGTTCTTTTTACTTAATAGGTGCCAAGTTAAAaccagacaaataaattgaaacagagggagtaagtTACTACTGTCTATATGATGTAATGAAGAGAAACAAAAGAGTTTTGAAAAGTGTACCTGTGAGTTCCTTCAATACAGTAGCCCAAAAGTCTAACCAAATTCTTATGTCGGACATGACCGATGGCCTCAACTTCCACTTGAAATTCTTTCTCTGCTTGTCCTCTATAGATGAAGGACCTCataagtcaaatatttttatatatatgcaaGTGAGGAGACTAATTATTGAAGTAACAATATAAGACTATCAAAACTTACAAATTATTCAATAGCTTTTTAACAGCAACTTCAGTTCCGTTAATCAGCTGTCCCCGGTAAACAATGCCATAACCACCCTCTCCAATGATGTTATCCTTAGCAAACTTGTTGGTTGCAGTTTCAAGGTCCCTCAGAGTAAACCAATGGCCCCAACCTAGGTGAGAGAACTCAGGCAAACCAGAGAGAGGGGACGGGACATTCGCAGGATGTGAAGGATGATTTACTGTTCCGGCAACTCCCTTTTCCCCGGACTCAAATGTTCCGTCTTTgtctaaataattaaatgaaccTGATTGACTATTAATGTCAAAATCTTTCATCTTGTCAATATTTGAATGTGCCAAAAGCTTATCGGAATCTTTCTCACAGTATGTGTCTTGAAATGCAAGGGGATTCCTATAGTGGCTCCCATAGTTGCTTGCTGAGTTTTGATCAACTCTTATTTCTTTGCACACAGAAGGAATTTTACTTATGGGTAGTGTATCATGAGATTTTCTTGATCTTTTACGAGAAGAACAAAACGGCAGCAGCAAAAGAATTACCACAATAAAAAGTCCAACAAAGATGGCTAATAAAACCCACACCTTGAGATGAAATATATGAGTTTTCTTAGACAGTTCGAAATTAAGGTCAGATGCCATCTTATTGAAACCTGCAAAATCGAAGATACGaaaatcaaaaaccaaaaaagaagaagaaaaacataaagGCAAACAGCTCCAAATTGAACTAGCATTCATGCATTTCAATCAACAATGCCTCAATTTCAAACATATTTGGTTCTATTCGGCATATTTCGTTCATATACTAGTAAATAATTAGTCTTTTAAGGTAAACTCAAGATCTTCTTGACTAGAGGTTCTCAAAATATCACACTTATTCCTATACTAACAACCAGACTAATATACAAAGCCCTTTAAATGTAACAACAACCAGTCTTTAATCACAAGTAGTTGGCATTGCCTATCATGTAtcttatactccctccgttacAATTTCTTTGATctactttcatttttagttcatttaaaaaagaatgaccctttCCCCTTTTTtagcaactctttaatttcaagttTCCACGcaacatgtttaagaccacaaaattaaagggcattttgatacatttgacatatttttaatttaaaaccacaagattcaaaatcAGGAGACGATCAAAGTTTCAGACACACCAGCAGAGGAAATGCATTCAATAAATAGATCTCCATTTAATTATCCGATAACTACCTAAGTCGTAGGAAGTAAATAAGAGGAGGGCACGAggtcaatcaatcaactatctTTGAATCCAAAATTATTTGAAAGCTGCTATGTGTATCCTCTGTATCAATTCCAGTACATAGAGGATTCTCACTGTAGTTAGATTATGTTTACACTGACATCAATATGCCACATCGGGTTTTACAAGCTCGGACAAGGGCAGAGTtatgagagaaaaagagaatgaTATTAATTCCATTTAGGAAGCAGAAAGAAATATTATACTTAACTGAATAGGGAAATAAGACCAACTTCAGGAAAAGATTCAAACTTCCAATGCTAAATCAAGTGTTCAAGCTCACAGAAACACATGAATGTacaaaagattcaaactttcaaTGCCAAATTAAATGCTAAAGCTCACATAAACAGATAAAATGTacaaaagattcaaactttcaaAGCTAAACCAACTGTTCAAGCTCACAGAATCACATAAAATGTACAAAAGACTTAAACTTCCAATGCTAAGACACAAAAAATGTtcaaagattcaaactttacaCTACAATCAATATACCACAAAGGTAGGTAAGGATTATTACAATAAATGCATGCAGATTATATAGTTCTTCAATGTAGAAGaaatcaaagtcaaagattcaaactttcaaTGCTAAATCAAGTGTTCAAGCTTACAAAATCACATTAAATGTacaaaagattcaaactttcaaTGCTAAATCAAGTGTTCAACCTCACAAAATCACATTAAATGTACAAAAGATTCAATCTTTCAATGCTAAATCAAGTATTCAAGCTCAAGCAACACATTAAATGTAcaaaagattcaatctttaccTATTTATGATGAGATCCCACAAGTAGAAGTAAGCCTCTACCAACACTACACACAACCTCTACTCACTACAATGAAGAAAAATCCAAACCCCAGATCTCTTATACTCCTAAAATCTCCAAACCCCATTTGGGAAATGAAGCCATTTTCAAATCAAGAATCCCATTTCTCAAATATGCAAAAATaccaagaaaacaaaaaaagagggACCCTTTTAGAAATGGGAAAATAGACCTTCCTTAATTCAAGCATATGCCAAAAGGAAACCTTCCTTTGAAGTAAAAGGCAAAGAGAAATCTCAACAAAGAAAACATGAAATCTTGGGATGGAAATGTGGGGTTATTATCAGTGTTTGGTAATGCTTTGCTATACAGTAAAACAGaagcatgaaaaaaaaaaagtttgctTTTTGgctcaaaatgattttgaaattgTCTACTAATGAATGTGATTGATTATCAAGAATCTCTCAAATTAATACTGGAGACAAAGTAATTGGAGTACCAGACTTACAGTGCTCTGCAAATGCAGCTTCCTGTCTCTTGGGatatatatattagtagtaTTATAATGGTTCTCCATCTCATTTTACGTGACATCGTTACTTTCGAaatttatggtctaaaacaaaaaaattaaataatttatgttgTTATAAATCATATCTTTCCAATCTAAGtctcatattttcttttatggtTTATCTAATTTTACATACAAAATGACAGgtttaagatcataagatttaaatttaattttattaattttatttttaaaattttatatcagaTTAAACTAAGATACTTAAATTGGGACGGGGAGAGAGTATAATGAANctgtgtgtcatttctaaagtggacaactaaaaagggacggagggagtatatattagTAGTATTATAATGGTTCTCCGTCTCAATTTACGTGACATCGTTACTTTCGAaatttatggtctaaaacaaaaaaattaaataatttatgttgTTATAAATCATATCTTTCCAATCTAAGtctcatattttcttttatggtTTATCTAATTTTACATACAAAATGACAGgtttaagatcataagatttaaatttaattttattaattttatttttaaaattttatatcagaTTAAACTAAGATACTTAAATTGGGACGGGGAGAGAGTATAATGAATAATTGGCTAGTGagtcaaacataaaataaagttgatgtagttacaaatattattaagaaaagaaaagagggtTAGTGggtattaataattaaaattagatgTAATGAAGAGTGGAAAGGGACAGGCAATGATGCAATTTGAATGAAATTTATTGAGACACATTAgtataataatgataataataataatattataattacaCTTTTGATCCCTCAAAATAGTGGTGAATTATGACTTTGGTCTTTATAATATTAAACTTAAGTTCATTTAATCTTCAACTAATTGAAATATGTGTTTCTTCCCTTTATATAagaattatataattataatatatgtcatatctAGAGTAGTTGTAGAATAATATCACCCATAAATATAGAGTAATcacataatttaatataatatatagataattaCTAATAGTTTAGCATTTAATAAGTTgttaaatttgaaaagattCATAATGGATAGCTAATTTTAGAATGAATTTATCTTATATTCGTTGGAATAAAATCGTTGAATAAATTATTCTCGAATTGTATGTAATTTTTATCCCATATGCAAACAACGAACTGACAACATCACCGCAATCCAAACATTTCATCTGAACATTCAATCGATAGGAGCGAGTGATGTACAAAAGATTAGGATATAATCAACACAATCTAATGACTCGCCCTTACTAGAAATTCCTCATTAAAGACTAATAATAAATctcaaaataacttattttccgACCAAACTGCCCCTTATAGTTAATGTCCTTATAAGTAGGTAGTACTATAAACAATGGACACACCCAGGCCTTCTCAACTGTCAATCTCTttgatttcttaaaaaaatcatgaaaattgtGAATTTCCATATTtgcatttattaattattttgattgtttaaatGTGGGGTTAGCaagtcaaaaaagaaaaattaaataagactTGGACGGTTGTTGAAtgtctttttagaaaaaatattatatgtcgaccaaatttaatattttgacgGTGGCAATACCAATCTATTTTATGACTATTATTTAAAACTAAAGTATTTgtcaatttataaattataaaattatgataaaaattaattaacaaattctCATATcgtgtttatttatatttgttgtaGAAATAATTGTCTATTCAATGGCGAAAGTATTATCTTGAACTAACACTCACTACATCAAAGATCTTTAgcgaaaattaattaatgataatagCTCAATAGCCCCTAAATATGCATTTTTAACGacaattagcactctttgtatatgtccatAAAGCCTTTAGCGACGCTGAATGTAATGACATTTAACTAATGTTGGTCAAGACTTTAGcattctttattaatgtgtctatttattgccacttaaagttatttttgttgtagtgaccAACACTGACACTGAAAACGAAAGATAAGAAAGTGGTCAGATTAGATTTATGTCAATAATAAGTTAAGAAAAATACGCGCGCATGAATAGACAACGAATAACACTTCAAGAAATTTAACAAATTATTCGCAATTACTATCACAAGAAAATCTCATGGTCACAAATGAATACTGTAGTGGTTGTTACTAATGTATTGTACACATAAAATCTGATTATGTCCTATGGAAGGTGATGACTGTCCCCATAACCCACTCTCTGGGCGAAGTCAGATAGGATTCAGATGATTTATTCGGATCACTTTCactaaaaaagaatataatattatttatatatgattaaaattattttttgatatatatagtagatgttgaattttaattgatttcacttattttatatttttaatgaaaattctaaTTCCTTCACTGCTACTGGATATGTCTTaacaatatcatatatattgGAGATCTCTATATATTAATGGTTTGTTGTGAAGATAAGCTTTTTAGGTATTGATTTGGTAGGTGGGAgtcataaaaatataatgtacCATTCGTGTTGTGGGTCACCAATGTACATTTCTATGAAGGttgcaattattattaataataatatttatgtatattttataaGATTAATAAGGAcgaatttaaaatttgtgaacAGTTTCAACGATTTCTTGCTTGTCACCAAACTTACAACTTATTTATGATATTAGGTACAACATGAATAACATCATATTTAGTGTAATTTCATGAGCAGATCTAGAAAGAGTCggatatatacatattttatatttatttttatagaatAAAGGGTTGTTTTCGATAGATTCGTGActcgaaaaaaaaaattgtgaaataaatTTACAAGATTAATATGATAACAAAACAGCAACATACAAAGTAAATTAAGTAACATGTAGTAATACGCAATAAAGAATAAGTGATAACATGACTACTAAATAATAACCCCTGACGTCTTCTCACACATAGTGTGTCGCCCTCAATTACTTACTATCTCTATTCTCGATCTCGCTCCAAACCTTCCTATATAGGGTTATGTTCGTAGTAAACTAAAGTTATGGACTTATGACATGTCTTATCTAATTACCCAACCCCAAATCCCTACATCTCCAACCCCAATTATTTCTCGAATATACCTCTATCTTTTTTGACTCCTGAAGTTAACCTCTCGCACCTTCTTATTGACGCCCATGTTCCAAACTACATTCTGTTTTTCAAAGATGTACAATTTCTACAGTGTGTAGAATTGAGAA
Proteins encoded in this region:
- the LOC125861840 gene encoding pto-interacting protein 1, with amino-acid sequence MSCFSCCDDDDMHRASDNGPFMAHNSAGNNGGQHATESAQRETQTVNIQPIAVPSIAVDELKDITDNFGSKALIGEGSYGRVYHGVLKSGRAAAIKKLDSSKQPDREFLAQVSMVSRLKDDNVVELLGYCVDGGFRVLAYEYAPNGSLHDILHGRKGVKGAQPGPVLSWAQRVKIAVGAAKGLEYLHEKAQPHIIHRDIKSSNILLFDDDVAKIADFDLSNQAPDMAARLHSTRVLGTFGYHAPEYAMTGQLSSKSDVYSFGVVLLELLTGRKPVDHTLPRGQQSLVTWATPRLSEDKVKQCVDARLNTDYPPKAIAKMAAVAALCVQYEADFRPNMSIVVKALQPLLPRPVPS
- the LOC125861839 gene encoding probable receptor-like protein kinase At5g18500 — translated: MASDLNFELSKKTHIFHLKVWVLLAIFVGLFIVVILLLLPFCSSRKRSRKSHDTLPISKIPSVCKEIRVDQNSASNYGSHYRNPLAFQDTYCEKDSDKLLAHSNIDKMKDFDINSQSGSFNYLDKDGTFESGEKGVAGTVNHPSHPANVPSPLSGLPEFSHLGWGHWFTLRDLETATNKFAKDNIIGEGGYGIVYRGQLINGTEVAVKKLLNNLGQAEKEFQVEVEAIGHVRHKNLVRLLGYCIEGTHRLLVYECVNNGNLEQWLHGAMQQHGYLTWEARMKILLGTAKALAYLHEAIEPKVVHRDIKSSNILIDDDFNAKISDFGLAKLLGAGKSHITTRVMGTFGYVAPEYANSGLLNEKSDVYSYGVVLLEAITGRDPVDYGRPAPEVNLVDWLKMMVGSKRSEEVVDPTIETRPSTTALKRALLTTLRCLDPDSDKRPTMSQVVRMLESEEYPIPREGRRRRKNQAGAVDTESHNRKSTDSSDRPILMTKTRSDHRTNA